AAGTTCTGAAGGTGTATAATTAATTTTCACCTTTCCCATATGCTCTGGCACAGCACCAAAATTATACGACATTGGCGCCCGTTCACTTCGTTGCTTTGCGACTGAAGCCAGGGCATTAGTATTGTTTTCGATTTTTTTTAATTGTTCACCATGACGCATCGTTTCAGCGATAAATTGCATGACTTTTTGATTACCTTTAGCTGCATTTTCCTTCCCACGGCGTAAAGGACTTTTTACATCTGCATCTGCAAAAGCTTCTGTTTGGTCAATATATAACCGTGAGGCTGTTGTGCTTATTCTAAGTTTTCCAGCTACATTCTGGTCAATTGTCATGTCTGGTCCGGGCTGACGCATGCTAATATACGGACGCGATTGTTGAATCCCAGTTTTAGCTTGAATAGTGGAAATAGCTATCTGTGGCAAAGACATCAGCATTCCTCCTCCTGCCCATTTTTCCTTCTACATAGATAGAAAAACTAGACTTAGGCTATAGTCTAGTTTTAAATAATCTGGAGCCTACCTTAAAAAGTCCAGTAAAGAAGGCTGAATAATTCGCGAGCTGGAAGACAGTGCTGCGCGATGGACGTTTTCTTGTGTCAATAATTGTGTGATAACCTCTGCCAGATCAGCATCTTCATTATCGGACATTATACGTGTCGCTAACACCTCTTGATCTTGAAGGCGTTGATCCATCATTTCAACTCTGTTTACTCTCGCCCCTAAAGCCGCTCTCTCATTAATAGTATTATTTATATGGCCATCTACTGTATCAAGCATAGCAGACAATTCTTCTGCCGTCGTATCTTCATTCATCAGCATGTTTTCTAGTTGCTGGATATCGTTAAACATTTGCTCTGAGAAAACATTTTGTGGACTCACATTAACAGGAACTTTAACCCCTTTTAACAACTCAAGCTCAACATCATGTGTATTTGTGGAAAATGTGTCGTTTTCTAAGTCAACTGGTTTATTTGTCGTATTTGTACCATTAAATATATACTTATTATTAGACTTTGTATTCGCTAATGACTCTAAATGCTCTTTAAGTTGACGAACTTCTTCCGCAATATTCTCTCTTTGTCCTTCTTCATATGTGTCGTTCGACGCTTGAACGGTCAACTCACGTATTCTTTGTAAGGCACTAGTCGTATCATTTAAAGCTGAATCGGCGGAATCCATCCAATTGTATGCTTCTCCTAAATTCCGTTTAAATTGTTGGACTTCTACTAATTGTGTTCGATAACGCATGCCGTTCATCGCTACCACTGGATCCTGAGAAGGACGAGTAATCTTTTTACCAGTGGATAGCTGATCTTGATAGAGTTTAAGTTGAGACATACTTGTATTTAAATGTCGAAGTGTACTAGTTGAAATCATTGATTGTGTTACACGCATCTTACGTCACCTCCCCCATTAAATCATTTACCTGCCTACTCGGCCCATACCGTTAATAATCGTATCTAGCATTTCGTCGACTGCGGTTAGATTACGCGCTGCCGCATTGTATGCATGCTGAAATTGAATCATATTAGCTAGCTCTTCATCCAATGAGACACTACTTACAGCTTGTCGTCTTTCATTAATTGAGTTTGCTAGTGATTGAAAATTCTTTGTCATGTTGCTTGCTTCACTAACACCAACAGCCATTCGCCCTATAACTCCTTGATAAAAGCTATCTAAGCTAGCCGTTTGACCACCATAGTTTAATTGAGTATCTTTTACATCTGCTAAATTCAACGCATTAGATCCGTCACCAGCATAAGCAGTAGGATCGCCATTTTCATCCAATACTTCACGAGCAGCCGCAATATTATCAGTACTACTCAAGACAGCTTCTGATACTTTTAAATATTTAGCTGAGCCTTGAACACCACCACCATGAGCATCTGCAAATTCAAAGAAATTGTAACCTGCTCCACCGTTGGCTTTTTCTCCCGCTTCAATTTCCGATAAGCTCCAGCCACTGCTATGAACGTTATTAAACTCCTCTACAAAAACGGAGATCATCGTATCTAAATGTTGCATCATTTCGTTGTAGATACCTTTAACTTCTCCGCCTTCCATGTATCCATAAGCTTCTATCATTGCTTTAAGTGAGCCATTTGAATTAAAATCTTCAAAAGCAATTGCAGTACCACCGATTAAAATCTCTGTAACTGGACCATCAAGCTGGTCGCCATCAGCGTCTGTTACAGATACTTGATTATATTCAAACGTGGAACCATCGAGTAAAACGATGTCATTTAAACGCTGACCGTTATTATCAAGTAGGTGAATTGTATAACGGCCTTCCGCCATTTCTTTCGCATTACCACCGCTAGGTACCCGTTCAACCTCAATATTCATAAAGTTAGATAATTCATCCACAAGTAGATCACGTTTATCGTACAAATCATTTGGGAGTAAACCATGTACTTCTACACTAGCAATCTGTTTATTGAGTTCATTAATTTGGTTTAACAATGAATTAACTTGACTATTTTCAACTCCAATTTGATCACGATAATCACGTTGAATCGTTTCAATCGATTCATACGTATGGTTGAACGCTTCTGCTATAGCGACACCTCGCTGTTGAAGAACAGCTCTAGCCCCTGCATCTTCAGGGTTAGCAGACACATCTTCTAATGCTTGCCAAAATTCGTTAATCACTTTGGCATTACCGTTATCTAGTTCATTCATAACATCTTCCATACGCTCCAAAGCCGCGTACTTTGTACTCCAATACCCAAGCTTTGAGTTCTCGCCTCTAAATTGTAAATCTAAAAACGAATCTCGAATCCGTTGAATTTCACCGGCTTTAACTCCTGTACCAAGCTGACCTGGTATTCCTGGTTTATTAAATGCAGGATTAGGGAAGGCCTCAGTTTGTGTAAAATTAACACGTTGTCTAGAGTAACCAGGTGTGTTGGCATTCGCAATGTTATGGCCTGTTGTATAAAGTGCTGCTTGTTGTGTGCTTAATGCACGGCGCATCGTTTCAAGACCGTGAAATGTTGATATCATGCTATTCTCTCCTTCTACCCCTTATTCATTTGAACACTTTCACATTTATTTATAGATTTATAATATTCCTTTTACTCTGCAAGACAACATAGAACGTCCATTCATTAAGATAACTTATGCTTTTGAATCGAATAATGATGGCCCGCTGCCTTCCTTATCCTCAAAGTCTTCATTTCTACCATCGTGTGAGTAGCTAGAAAATGGTGTTTTCGGAGACATAACATCAATTGAAAAATTTACAAAGCGTAAGGAATCTTCTAACAATTGGTGATTGAGATCATTTTGTTTTTTTAGCGTATGGATTTCTGTCATAAGTCGTTGTTGCCAATAGTGTAATTGTTCGCGTTCAGACTCAGGAAACAATGGCAGAAGTTGTGCCATTGTCACTTCTTCCTCAGAGACACCTTTGTCTTTCATCCATTGTCGAATCACTGTCTGTCTTGCGTTTTCAAGTTTGCGTAGTTTTTGAATAAACGGCGACTCTTCTTTCATGATTTGTTCAAGACCTTCTATATTTCCTTTTTTAATAATCTCTTCTTTTCTCACAGCTTGCTCATTAAAGCGTTCATGTACGACAGTCATCGCCTGTAAAATTTGTATTAGCTGCTCAACCACGCAATTTACACCTCACTAATCTTAAAGATCCCAAAACTCATAAAGCTTTTTAGCAACTTCTTGATGGTTTATTTTATAGGTGCCATTTTCAATCTGTTGTTTCACTTGATTGACATGTTCTTGACGCTCTGGTGATATTTCACTTCCTTCAGCCATCTTTTTCGCTGCCTCCGAAATTTGCACTTTATCAGATTGGTTGATCTTATTTTGATCAACTTTTTGCTGTACTTCTTGTGATTTTCGATATTGTTGGATTGAATGTGCTGGATTAATTTTCATTTTGTGCACCTCCTATAATTCCTTCACTAATAACTGTTTTCCTTTTCTTCTACCTTCTATATCGGCTAATGTTTAACGATCTTTAATGAACGTGAAAAAAATCTTATAGGTCACACGAATCATTTATTAAAGCTAAATAGCCGTATTATACTCTATAGATATACTATTAGACCTAGTATAGGAATAGGTTTCTAAGATCTTTAATTACTCTTTAAGCAATCATCACTTTAAAATGATATCGTTCTCATGATTTCCTATCTTTATCTTTATTATCCATGTTGGAGTACCTTCCATCGTCAAGTAACTTTCATGAACTTTGTTTTTAAGTTAATGCACCTATATCATTAGTTTAGAAAAGTTTGGCCTGAATCAAACTAGTTCTCATACCCCTTACCTACTTAAAACAATATAAAACGAACCTTCAATCAATTGGAGTTTTCGTTCTTCTTCCACTGGCTGAAGGTTGAGTAAATCAGGGCATATACGGGAGGTTTACGGACGTTTATCTATTTAAAAAGTGCTCATCTCATGATGAACACTTTTTAAACTATTATTTCTCCCGCCTTACTTTGTCTCCAAGCGTACTATAGGTTTGATAGCGAGCCCGTTCCCGATCTCTTTGCCTTTCTTCAAAGGCTTTTTGTTTTTCTCCTACCTGAAGGCCTTCGTTAATCTCATCACGACAATTAGCACATAAGCGTGCTTCACGAATTTGCGCTCCGCATTTTTCACATGGATACGTAAGGTTTGGAAATTGTGATAGATGGAGTCTTCCTTCACGAACAAACTGCATAATAAGGTCACTTTCAACTTCGGTAGCTTCATGTACTTCTTCAATCGAAGCTCGTCGATTTTCTCTTTTCCTAATAAATGTGTAAACAGTCTGAAATTTTTCTTCCACTTCTCGTGCACACGCATCACATACTGGTCGTAAGGCTTTTACAAACAATTTATCACAGTTCGGACAATTTTTTAATTCAGGCATTTTTCGACCTCTCTTTCTACTTATTATCTATACTTTTTATATCGACTTATCCAAACTAGGTATTAAGTTTTATTTTAAATTTGTCCAACAGCTCGAGCTACTGTCACACTATACACGTTAGCTGCTCCTCTTCTATAAAAAAGCTCAGCTGCTGCCCGAAGAGTAGCCCCTGTCGTATATATGTCATCAATTATAAGAATATTTTTATCCTTCCATACTCTTTCATTAGCTTCTTTCGTAAATTCAAATATATGCTCATGAAATACAGCAAGCCTGCTTTTTCTTCCCCGCTTACTTTGCTTCCAAGCCGTCCCTTTACGTTGAAGCATTTCTTCCCATGAAAAAGCCTGTGCTAATAAAGCACTTTGATTAAATCCTCGGTCCCAAACTCGCTCATCTGTTAAAGGAATGACAGTCACACAATCAATGCGTCTAATTGATTGTGTTAGTCCTTTAAGTGCATCAGTAAACAGTTCTGCAAGCTTAGCATCCCCCCGATATTTAAACTTAGCTATAAGTTCTTGCATAAATACGTTATAGGTGTAGAGAGCTCTGTGTTGAACAGGATATGCCGCTAAAAGCGGAGTAGTTGCCCACCACTGACAATCACTGCATAGGTGACTTGGATTGTCACTAAACAAGGGAGGGAGGTTATTCGTATCATTAAAAACAATCACATTTCCTTCCTGCTCTTTAGATGACATATGCTTATCTTTCAAGTTAACGCTCTCACAAGTGTCTCCTTTACGTTGTGTGGGTCGTCCGCACATATCACAGCATATCATTTTTATTGATTCGAGCTTACTATCACAAGCGACACATAAAATTTTCTTAGTCTCAATCCCGACAAAAGACTGCCAGCTTACTTCTGTGCTGAAAGCATTATGGCAATAGAGACATCGAGCACCTTCACTTAAAATGGTTGTCATCTTTCATCCCCCGTTCTCTTTTAATCACCCTTTTGCATAATACGGTTTTTGTTAAAGTTAAAAAGTGTCATTCATTCGTTTTATATGGTTTACCGCATCTACCATTGCTGTCGTCTTCCCATGGTGAAAATAATGAACGTCTCCTTCTGGAGCAACTGGACTACGGCCAGCTCTACCTGCGATCTGAACTAATGCGGCCTCATTGAATATGGTCTCCTCCGCACCTAGAACAGCGACTTGAATATCCTTAATAGTAATACCTCGTTCGAGTATGGTCGTTGTTAATAGCAGCTGTATGTCGCCATTTCTAAAGCGCATTACTTTTTCTCTCCGTTCTTCATCTTCCGCATGAACAGTATCTACTTGTTGTTCATTGAACACTGCTTTAATGACCTTTTCGGCCGTTTTCATTACACTTACTGCCGGAAAAAATAATAAAATTTGTTTGTGGAGAGTTAAATGTTTAGAAAGCCAGGATACTAGGGGAGAAGGAAGAGAATTTTTTGAAAGCTTTTTTCGCCAATTACCGACCCAAATAAATCGGGGTTCTGGCAAAGGATAGCCATGATAACGCTTAGTCACCTTTACATAAGCTAGGTCTCCATTATTTACTTTTTTCTTAATTGCTTTAGAAGGAGTAGCGGTAAGATAGACGATGAGACTTTGGCTTGCCCTTGCCCGTTCAATAGCGAATTGCAGTTTCTTGTCGTGTGTATAAGGAAACGCATCCACTTCATCAATAATGACAAGGGGAAAAAAACGAGAGAATCGAAGAACTTGGTGTGTAGTAGCCACATAGATATGGCTTTGAGCATAACGTGCTTCTTCACTTACTCCCCCATAAAAACCATTGATATCGGTGTGAGGAAATGAGGCTTTCAATCGAGGAATTAATTCCAAAACCACATCTGTACGGGGAGTAGCAATGAGAATCGGGAGCTGTGCCTTTAACGCTCGCTCTATTAATGAAAATAGCATTTCAGTTTTCCCAGCACCACAGACTGCCCATACTAGACACTCTTTTCGTTTTTTTAGTGTCTCTAATTGTTGGATCAAAAACTTAGATGCCCTTTCTTGTTCAAATGTTAGTGAGCCTTCCCATGTCATTTGTGGCACATTCATTACACGCTCCTCTTTTCCCTCCCAAGTAAGTAAAGGCGCACAAGATGTTACACGTCCCATCATGATACATGCTCGACAGTAGATACAACTTTTCTTACACCGACTACATGTTATCTGTTCGTACAAAAATGAATCAGTATTACCGCATCTGTTACACGTAGGCTTTGAGGTTGTAAAGTCTAGCGCCGCTTTATACTGAATATAGCCATTAGCTACGTGTTCATGAATGATGTTAAGTGGTATTTTTTTAACTACTTCATCTAACAATAACAGGCGACCAGTTAGCATGTTTTTTAATACTTTATCAGGTTGATAAGTTTTATTGATGTTGGGAAAATACCACTCAGTTGATGGATAGTCTGATAAACGAATGAGCGAGAAGTGCCTAATGTCGTGAGGGGATATTGACGAAGATATTAACATTTCAGGAATTAGCCATTTCTTCCTTTCTTCACTCGTGAATGAATAAGGATAAAGTGTACAGTCACCCACTTTCCCCCATTGATCAGCTGCATAAAAACGCAAATGAGCTACCTCCTTTAACTATATGCTGTTTTTTAATGAAAATCGATCTAAGACTGATTGATGACTAAGCCGTGATCTTACATAGGATCTGCTGAACAATCTCATCTTCGACCACAAAGGTATCGCTTGCATAGCTCCGCATTGACCAGAGGTATCATTGCGACATCGGGTCAACATGATCTTGTCGTGCCTTACTAGTCTGCCGAGAAGCTGGAGAGCGTCTCAAGCTTTGCTTTGGGGGGTATCGCCTTGTGTTTCCTTTCCCGAAGGAGTAAGCCTACGCTATTCTAGCGGCACCTCTTTAGTTAAACCCTTTCAACGAATATGACGCGCGAGAGTTTTTAACTATATAGATGGATTTCTTTGCAATTGATTTCAAAAAAATCAACTGTCTCTTTGTTTACATATTAAGGCTTACAGGTTATTCAGTAAGCCCCACATAATATATGGGAATAAAACGAACCTCTAATCAGTGAGAGTTAAGTGAATGAGGATATTAGCGTCCGTTACCTATGATAAAAAGTGGTTTGAAAAAGATGCTCAACACTAAGGAATTAAAACGGGGATACTACAGTTGTATAAAAGTAGATAGAAGAAAAAGACAGAAAAGGGGGTTTTCAGCCTCCCTTTTAATTCGTCTTAATTTCATTTATTATGTGGGGCTACCCATCCAATACCAAGACTCCCCTCACCTAGATGAGTGCCAATAACTGGGCCAAAATAGCTAAGATGGACATTCGTAGCTGGATACTTAGCTTTTAACTCTGCTACTAATTCTTCTGCTTTTTCGGGGCGATTAGCATGAATTACAACGATATCCAAGGCAGCTCCGTCTCTCGCATCTTCATCGAGCAATGAAAATATTTTGGCTAGGGCTTTTTTGGCTGTTCTCACTTTTTCATAAGGAACAATCACTTTGTTGTCAAAATGAAGTACTGGTTTTATTTGCAGTAAGCTCCCTACCACAAGCTGAGCACCATTCAATCTTCCACCTCGGTGAAGATGACTGAGGTCATCTGCCATAAAATACGCACGGCTCTTCTTTTTCATACTCTCCAGTTGAGCTAGAATAGCCTGAGACTCAATCCCATTTCGCACCATTTTTGCCGCAGCTAATACAAACAAACCTTGTACCATACAACTGACTTCCGAATCGAACACATGCACGTTGACATTATCAATCATATTTCCCGCCGCAACAGCTGTCTGGTAAGTGCCGCTAATACCACTTGACAGTGTAATGACGATTATCTCATCATGATCTTGCCCAAGCTGATAAAACGTTTCTTCAAAAAGACCAATAGAAGGCTGTGATGTCGTTGGTAATTCATCAACTTTCCTCATTTTTTCATAAAATGTTTCCGCCGTTAAATCATCTTCTTTAAAGACCGTTTCTCCAAAGATAACGTTAAGAGGAACCACTGTAATATCGTATTGTTTACGCAAATCCTGCGGGATATATGCCGTACTG
The genomic region above belongs to Bacillus sp. A301a_S52 and contains:
- the flgL gene encoding flagellar hook-associated protein FlgL is translated as MRVTQSMISTSTLRHLNTSMSQLKLYQDQLSTGKKITRPSQDPVVAMNGMRYRTQLVEVQQFKRNLGEAYNWMDSADSALNDTTSALQRIRELTVQASNDTYEEGQRENIAEEVRQLKEHLESLANTKSNNKYIFNGTNTTNKPVDLENDTFSTNTHDVELELLKGVKVPVNVSPQNVFSEQMFNDIQQLENMLMNEDTTAEELSAMLDTVDGHINNTINERAALGARVNRVEMMDQRLQDQEVLATRIMSDNEDADLAEVITQLLTQENVHRAALSSSSRIIQPSLLDFLR
- the flgK gene encoding flagellar hook-associated protein FlgK — its product is MISTFHGLETMRRALSTQQAALYTTGHNIANANTPGYSRQRVNFTQTEAFPNPAFNKPGIPGQLGTGVKAGEIQRIRDSFLDLQFRGENSKLGYWSTKYAALERMEDVMNELDNGNAKVINEFWQALEDVSANPEDAGARAVLQQRGVAIAEAFNHTYESIETIQRDYRDQIGVENSQVNSLLNQINELNKQIASVEVHGLLPNDLYDKRDLLVDELSNFMNIEVERVPSGGNAKEMAEGRYTIHLLDNNGQRLNDIVLLDGSTFEYNQVSVTDADGDQLDGPVTEILIGGTAIAFEDFNSNGSLKAMIEAYGYMEGGEVKGIYNEMMQHLDTMISVFVEEFNNVHSSGWSLSEIEAGEKANGGAGYNFFEFADAHGGGVQGSAKYLKVSEAVLSSTDNIAAAREVLDENGDPTAYAGDGSNALNLADVKDTQLNYGGQTASLDSFYQGVIGRMAVGVSEASNMTKNFQSLANSINERRQAVSSVSLDEELANMIQFQHAYNAAARNLTAVDEMLDTIINGMGRVGR
- a CDS encoding flagellar protein FlgN; this encodes MVEQLIQILQAMTVVHERFNEQAVRKEEIIKKGNIEGLEQIMKEESPFIQKLRKLENARQTVIRQWMKDKGVSEEEVTMAQLLPLFPESEREQLHYWQQRLMTEIHTLKKQNDLNHQLLEDSLRFVNFSIDVMSPKTPFSSYSHDGRNEDFEDKEGSGPSLFDSKA
- the flgM gene encoding flagellar biosynthesis anti-sigma factor FlgM, which gives rise to MKINPAHSIQQYRKSQEVQQKVDQNKINQSDKVQISEAAKKMAEGSEISPERQEHVNQVKQQIENGTYKINHQEVAKKLYEFWDL
- a CDS encoding ComF family protein, translated to MTTILSEGARCLYCHNAFSTEVSWQSFVGIETKKILCVACDSKLESIKMICCDMCGRPTQRKGDTCESVNLKDKHMSSKEQEGNVIVFNDTNNLPPLFSDNPSHLCSDCQWWATTPLLAAYPVQHRALYTYNVFMQELIAKFKYRGDAKLAELFTDALKGLTQSIRRIDCVTVIPLTDERVWDRGFNQSALLAQAFSWEEMLQRKGTAWKQSKRGRKSRLAVFHEHIFEFTKEANERVWKDKNILIIDDIYTTGATLRAAAELFYRRGAANVYSVTVARAVGQI
- a CDS encoding DEAD/DEAH box helicase, whose product is MRFYAADQWGKVGDCTLYPYSFTSEERKKWLIPEMLISSSISPHDIRHFSLIRLSDYPSTEWYFPNINKTYQPDKVLKNMLTGRLLLLDEVVKKIPLNIIHEHVANGYIQYKAALDFTTSKPTCNRCGNTDSFLYEQITCSRCKKSCIYCRACIMMGRVTSCAPLLTWEGKEERVMNVPQMTWEGSLTFEQERASKFLIQQLETLKKRKECLVWAVCGAGKTEMLFSLIERALKAQLPILIATPRTDVVLELIPRLKASFPHTDINGFYGGVSEEARYAQSHIYVATTHQVLRFSRFFPLVIIDEVDAFPYTHDKKLQFAIERARASQSLIVYLTATPSKAIKKKVNNGDLAYVKVTKRYHGYPLPEPRFIWVGNWRKKLSKNSLPSPLVSWLSKHLTLHKQILLFFPAVSVMKTAEKVIKAVFNEQQVDTVHAEDEERREKVMRFRNGDIQLLLTTTILERGITIKDIQVAVLGAEETIFNEAALVQIAGRAGRSPVAPEGDVHYFHHGKTTAMVDAVNHIKRMNDTF
- a CDS encoding DegV family protein, with product MSDIAIVTDSTAYIPQDLRKQYDITVVPLNVIFGETVFKEDDLTAETFYEKMRKVDELPTTSQPSIGLFEETFYQLGQDHDEIIVITLSSGISGTYQTAVAAGNMIDNVNVHVFDSEVSCMVQGLFVLAAAKMVRNGIESQAILAQLESMKKKSRAYFMADDLSHLHRGGRLNGAQLVVGSLLQIKPVLHFDNKVIVPYEKVRTAKKALAKIFSLLDEDARDGAALDIVVIHANRPEKAEELVAELKAKYPATNVHLSYFGPVIGTHLGEGSLGIGWVAPHNK